The genomic region TTTTTCAAACTTCCAATGGAAGAGAAGAAAAAGCTGTGGCAATGTCCTGGGGATGTAGAAGGATTCGGACAAGCTTTTGTTGTGTCGGAAGGTCAAAAGCTTGATTGGTGTGACCTCTTCAACATGCTCACTCATCCTCTCCACCTTAGAAACCCTCGCTTGTTCCCCAACCTCCCTCTTCCTTTGAGGTACAACAGTAACACAATTTATAACCAAAACATCAAATCACATCATAATCTGCAATATCATGAACTAAAAATGTTATTAGACACAAGTGTGCCACGTACACGAACACACGCAAAAAAATATGCAGGTTATCACTATGTCAAACGTAATAGCAACACTCTTGTGAAACATTTAGGCTAATTGGCTATAACCCTAACCAATTATTCTAATGCTTTTGGTGTAGAGATACAATGGAGCTTTACACATCTGAGTTAAACAAGCTATCGACGGCAATCCTAGAAAAGATTGTAGAAGCCATTGGCATGAAAACCGAAGAAATGAAGGAGTTCGTCGGAGAGGGAAGGCAAACAATTAGGGTTAACTATTACCCACCATGTCATCTATCTGACCAGGTCTTGGGCGTCACTCCTCACTCAGATGCTACTCTCATAACCATTTTGCTTCAGCTCAATGATGTCCATGGTCTTCAAGTAAGGAAAGATGGGAATTGGGTTCCAGTTAAACCACTCCCAAATGCCTTCATTCACAACGTTGGAGACATCTTAGAGGTAGAATAATTATGGGTAAACTAGGCTAGTAGTTTCCCAATTATTGGTAAGTTTCTTTTTTTTATCATTCAATTATGGAAAGTTACAAAAAAGATACCTAATTATATATTAGATTTTATCTTTTTTGTCACCCTGTTTAACTTTCAAATTGGTATAATAGTaactttaaccctcaacatttatacatAATGTCAATTTAGTCATAATTGATTCTAAAAATAACTCTCAACATTACATATTGTGTACTAAGTTGTTTTTGTAGTTTTTCTTTTGTATTTGATCATTTAacctaaaatctaaaaaataaatttattaactaaatttaattgaaaatataccaaaaatagaaatactaaaaattcaagataatatttttcatcttttctcattcttttacAAGTAACCTTTAATGTCACAAAGAAAAGCAAAAATGTAAAAAGGAAACCAAATTACAcgtgtaaatgttgagggttaaatattttaaaattaatcaagATTAAATTGGCACAGTGTATAAATATTGAGGATTAAAGTTActattatgccaattttaaaagaaaaagtcgaatagttgggtgaccattttgtaacttgtCATAGTtgaatgacaaaaaaaaaatttactaatagttgggTGACTACCAATGTAGCTTATTCAATATTAATTATATGTATAGCACCATTGTGTTCCAACTTTACAACACCACTAATATTTTGTATGGCAGATTATAACAAACGGGACGTACCGTAGCATTGAACATCGTGCGACAGTGAACCGAGAAAAGGAAAGGCTCTCGTTTGCGACATTCATCGGAGTGGGAGCTGGCGGAGAAATAGGGCCTGCACCGAGCTTGGTGTCAAAACAAAAGCCTGCCATGTTTAGGAGGGTGAAAGTTGAAGAATACTACAAAGGGATGTTCTCTCGTAAGCTTCACGGGAAATCTTATATTGATTACCTGAAAATAGAACAGGATTAAGGACGATGTGTTATGGTAGTTATATAATAAGGGAAGTGCCCCCCCAGCATGTTATAAAGATATGTATGTGTGCATGTGTCTATGTATGTGGTATGCTATCATTAAATTAAATAGGAACCTAAAGCAAGTATACATAGATAAACTTccaaatatttatgttgttgtcTTGTACTTGAATAAACATAAATACAAGTAGATTTCAACCTTTTCTCTTAAAACATGTTAAAAGATACTATACTAGACCAGAGAGATATTGCCTATAAAAGAAACCAACAAGGAATCAATGACAGCAAATGGCAAACATTACACCATTAAGATTCATATTTGACCCACTCTATCAAAGAACTACAAATAAATTTAGTATCTTTAATTCTAAGGTCAACATTGAAATTATCCTTAGGAGAAACCTTCCAAGTTGAGTTTGGTTCGATTTTATCAAGTTTTTTTTAATTGTTTATGGTAATTTGATTAGCTTCGGTTCTTAATTTTTTCATGTTGATTTAGATTTTAAGATTTTGGactttattttaacaaaaatgagCGTTGAatactattttgtaaagtttcaAAATCttcttaataaatattttaaaataattaaaattttaagtagaTAACAGATAATTTAACTTATGAACCCAAAAGGCTAAAATGACAAATAAACccttcaaaaataattaaaaaatcaattaaaccctTCATCACAAAGTGCACCCAATTGAACCCTTTGAGTCATGAATGGTATCCAGTTAAGCCTCTTAAATTCATTTTTCCATTGAAATCCTTAAAAGTTGTTAACTATTGATGTAACGGGTGATGTGGCAAGCTGACGTGGCAAAATGATGATATAGaggacttaattgatttttttattattttatgagggcttaattaattatttaagtaaaaactttattaaaattatgaaaaaatctaatttttagcatgaattataaaattcattaaaattattagaaatttataaataattataaaactattaaaatatagaaaatttttaaatgttataaattttttagaaaaatattacaaaatttataaaaaaaaagtatagaaacaacttaaatgttattaaaagttttagaaaaatatattaaatttattaaatttattcaatactatataaaatattaaaatttaaaattactaCACATTTTGTTTTCTCTCATACATTGTCTTACATCATACATCATCCCATCTTGGTCAACTTCCtcacataatctatcatcaaCTAAAATATTTACTTGGAGGTGTTTATGGGAAGAGTTGAGGTTAGgcctaattttaaaaaaattgggcTCAAGCCCAACTAGACCTAGCTCTCCAAAATGATTTCGTTTCACTGTTTtagaattaataaaaatatttttatttaaatttaattataaaatataaaaatatattaatataaacttATTTTCTATACATTTTTAATTGTTGTAAATCGGATCGATCCATGAGCACCTTTACCCAACATTCACCTTAAGCCATCAAGCACTGAATTCTTCGCCACTCAAACCTCTCACTCGACACCCCATACAAGTTTGATCATTACACTTCAATTTCACATTTCCTTATCACCAAAACAAAAGACTCTAGACCAACAAAATAacaaatttttctataattttaaaaccttttattttataaacttctatttatttttaataattttctctAAGCTATTTGCAGTTTTTctaattttcaataattttaaaaattatactatttttacaataatttataatatttaatgatgtttctataatttttctaaaatatttataactatATTTTAGTAAAagcttttataaaatattaaaaattctctatatttttaaataatttttataattttaataacttttatgaattttttaattcatgtttaaaaatatagatttttttagaattttaataaTTCTTTTACTTATACAATCAATTAAGCCCTCGTAAATTAAAccttcataaaataaaataaaaatatcaattaagCATTCCATGTCATCATTTTTTCACGACAAATTGCCACATTAGCATTTTTACCATATGTTAATATTGACGGTCGTCAAGAGCTTTAACAGAAAGATAAATTTAAAGGACTTAAATGAATATTAATCATAATTCAAAGAGCTTAAATAAGTGCACTTTTCAACGGAAAacttaaattcattttaatttttttcaaattacttattttacattttaacgtATCCAAAATTGTCAGAACACTGCAAATttattatttagttttttttttttcctctaaCCAGCATGGGAATTTGAGCAAAAATCAACAAttactttttatatatatgtagTCACTTACCATGGCCTTATTATCAATAAGATCGTAACTCTACATGCACTTTTTAAGTGACCCCAAATTGCGTTTTAAGGGTATAATATAGTTgcaaatacattaaaaaaattcTCCAACATTACATATATGTTAACAACCAACTGGGTTTGGACTAGAATTTGTGTTGTATAACCCTCACTTTTTTTACATATAATAATAAGGGTAGGGATGAAATAACATGATTTGAATTCTTGTTAAATTGGTACTTATAAGAATTTTAACTACTGTTTCATATAAATCAAGACTATATAACTCTCACTTTGAAAATTAAGATAACTTTCACTTCAAAAATCAATTATTCGTCTAATTTAATAAGCACAGTTTATTCaaacaaaactaaaagaaaataaattttaatttgagttGGTTTCACCTCATAAAATTACTATTTCaataataaaacaattatttttatttaaaatttataaagatatttaaatattaatataattattgatataatgtTAAAGTTATGGTAatttatggtggttcactagatggGTGGAGAGGCATAATTGATCACAAATTATTGAAATTTAGATTCTCAAGAAAGTTGGAGTGTAAGAGAAACAAAAATGATAGTTGAGAGTGCAAATGTAGAGAGAGATACCAAAATCCTATTTCTTGGCTTCTTTGAGCCTTAAAAGTGGTACATTTATTCCTTCAATAAATGTTACATATTGTGATGGTattaattttatactttttagaATTCAATCGACTTATAAATATTTTGTGCTCCAAAATATAAATTAACTTGTTAGGACAATGGATGAATATAATGTAGGAGTATTTTATTTATGTCAAAAGTGATCTCCTTGATGTATGCTTGAGAGTTCATAGGCTCGTATAGGCTTGTCACAAAATGTAGGTATAGATTAATGTAATTTGACCCAAAAGAGCTGGAGAATTTGTTTCTATTTAAGATCCTAAATAAGAAGCTTTAAGCTCTAACTGTTGGAAGGTttataaaaatgtgaaaatatgcaATTCAATCCGAAAAGAAGAAAACATTtcaaagtttatttatttattcaatttgggACGGCTAAACGCCGTGCCAACAATCAACCCACAAAAATCCAGCATGGATTAGGTAGGAACTACACCccccacacaaaaaaaaaaaaaaactttgtttATATTTAATTTCCGGAATTCGCTGTTCCAAAACCTGAAGATAAACATGGAATCTGAAGCATCCAATGTTGGAAGTTCTCTGCTGGTGCCTAGTGTTCAAGAGCTCGCTAAACAACCCTTATCCGGCATTCCCAACAGGTATCTCCGCCCTGAACTTGAACAAGATGTGGTTGCCGACGGCGGTGGTCCGGTGTTAGAAATCCCGGTTATTGATATGCAGAAATTGGTCTCTGAAGAACCAATGAATTCCGAACTCGATAAGCTTGATTTTGCTTGTAAAGAATGGGGTTTCTTCCAGgtaaaaatgtaataataattCAAAGTACTTCTTGATAAACTCCATACTCTCTCTTTTAAGACTACGTATAGTTTGATTGTAAACTCAACCTTGCCATTGATCCTTTATATcagcttttattttttttaagtaaaCTTCAGAAATGATCCTTTATGAATAGAAAATGTTCAATTTAGTATCTAAACATTAAACAATGTTGTACTTAGAAGTATGGATCTGTTTGCAAATATGCCGCATTTTATTATCACAATTTATT from Gossypium arboreum isolate Shixiya-1 chromosome 1, ASM2569848v2, whole genome shotgun sequence harbors:
- the LOC108482712 gene encoding protein SRG1-like is translated as MERNSKESNVGSSVLVPSVQELAKQPSSAIPNRYLRPELERDAVAHGGGDQVLEIPVIDMQRLDSEESMNSEIHKLDFACKEWGFFQLVNHGVSLRLLEKVKAELEEFFKLPMEEKKKLWQCPGDVEGFGQAFVVSEGQKLDWCDLFNMLTHPLHLRNPRLFPNLPLPLRDTMELYTSELNKLSTAILEKIVEAIGMKTEEMKEFVGEGRQTIRVNYYPPCHLSDQVLGVTPHSDATLITILLQLNDVHGLQVRKDGNWVPVKPLPNAFIHNVGDILEIITNGTYRSIEHRATVNREKERLSFATFIGVGAGGEIGPAPSLVSKQKPAMFRRVKVEEYYKGMFSRKLHGKSYIDYLKIEQD